Below is a window of Oryza brachyantha chromosome 10, ObraRS2, whole genome shotgun sequence DNA.
TCTTCTCTTGTTGCCTGCCCCGAACAACCAAGCTTTCTGGTTGTGAGTTAGATCCTTCAGAAGGtaccatcttcttcatcttttctttggcttgcaaagcatcataaacttcttgcaaagttagagtatcacgactatacaagatagtatctctgaaatttgcatatgagctaggcaatgagcacaacagaataaggcctaaatcctcttcatcatactttatctcCATGGACTCAAGGTCAGCAACAATTTCCTTGAAAGTGGAGAGATGATCCATCACAGACTCATCATCTTGCAACTTGTGCAGAAATAACTTTTGCTTCAAGTGCATCTTGCTGGTTAGATCCTTTGTCATGCATATCTGTTCCAGCTTCAACCACAGCGCGGCAGCTGTCTTCTCCTTAAGCACttcctgcaaaatattattggatagatgaagatggatatatgccatagccttacggtctctcttcttctcatcgtcggaccaatcatttgtccttttgttgttgaatccATCAAGTGCATCATCCAGATCTTGCTGTGCAAGAATTGCACGCATCTTCACTTGCCACAATGAGAATCTTGTGTCTCGGTCCAAAAGAGGTAGATCATACTTTAAACTCGCCATTGGGAATAAATCCTGAATCTGTTGGTATTAATATGTTGAACCCAAGCAGATACGCGAAACTCCAGTGCTCGGAACGATGCACAATAGTTGATCTGACAATTTTTGGGCACACAAGATCGGGTAAATGTAGCAATTAAATCTGGAAAGAAAAACGATACTGTTACTGTAGCTGTACTATAGCTGCTACAGTAGCGCGGATTGGACGGCACGATCTGATGGCTTGTCCTTGGAACGATCAATTTTTctcctgcgtgcgtgcgtctgctcctttctttttcttctgtgcGGACGCGACGTCGAGTCGGAGTCGCCGCCGATTCCGACCTGATCTCGACGGAACGGCGATTCTGTAGATCGCCGGAAAAAGCCCGGTCAGCGGTAGCAACGTAGCGTAGATTAATCTTCgctgctctgataccacttgttagaaacaaaggcacaaacgagacacggatttaacgtggaaaacccttgcgggaaaaaccacgggcgccaaccggcaataatcactatgaggatatgattacaatgcaggggaaacaatgagaacttttttcttcccgtgcagactacaagagtatatataaggggaaaatctaagagtcctggtaggattaggcgaaagaatcctattaggaaactaatccaactcctagtaggaaacaactgggagaaacctactaggaaactaatccggatataattccagttacaattcggatcacatatttaacagtATTCATGCCTTCTAGGTTTCACATTTTCTTATATGTACTCTGTTATAGCTGGCAGATCAAAATTTGGGAGCTTACTCTCACTCGGGCATGACCACACTAAACTTGATAAACTTTATATGAGGGGCCCTGAAGGACGTGGGGAAGTTGAAGTAGCTGTTTCTGGAATTGCAGGTCAGTTATGTTTAATCTGAGTAAAGATTACTGCATGTTCTGACTGGATTATGTTTCACAAGGCTTCAAGTTATATTTTGCCTGTTACATGCATTAAATCTGTAACGACTAGTTCAATGGGGCTCTCGGCTAAAAATAGTGATACACATCTGACTATGGTAAATTACTGTGCTATTGATACTGTTGATGAGTCTTTCTCTACCGGTTGCCACCTTTTATTGTAATGCTAGATTATAATTTGCAGTTAGCATTTTCAATGTTCAGTGATAACATCATTAAAAGTGCTTCCAAAATATCCTTACTGCCCCACCCCCGAACATGCACATTCGTAGCTCTAATGCATGTTGTTGACCTGTCAAGCTCTCTCATGGAAATGGTTGTCTTGTATTAGATCAGAGCCATGAGAGATCAAAGAAAGATCCAGGAGATAGCTTTCGAGTTCTTGTTCGTAGGGCAGCTTCTGCTGCATCAAAGCTAGCAAAGCATGCCTACGAGGCTGGATCTACCAACAAACGATCTGACGATGAGCTTCTGCCTCTGAAATATTGCTTGATATCAGTATCTCTTCCTTGGGACTATATTGCACACGACCTACTGCACAAGGTGAAATCCATCTCTACATGCAAATAATATGATTGTGTCTATGCCTAAAATTGTTGAAAACTAGTTTCATTGTCCTGCCTAATTTTTTGTCACGATTACTGAGTATTAACTGCTGTCAAATACTAATGGTGTAAAACTGCCGGTGATTAGTTTCATattactgcattttttttgtcacaatTATCAAGCATTGGCtgttttcaaacaatatggtCTTATTCATCATTGATAACTAGTTCCTTTTCGCTGATTATTATTCTTTTGTGTCACAATTATCGAGTGTTGGCTGTCAAACAGTATCATCTATGTggttgatgaaattaacttgGTTTTGTTATCAATGACACTGTTTCAGTCTATACATCTATAGGATGTTTTCATGCACAGCCGAATCGTTGTCATAGTCCCATATGTGGATCGTTACATAGAGGTTCAAACATAAGTTATATTGGTTGAACAATAAGTGGGTTAGTTTCTTCACATTGTTGAACGCAATCCACCTGAGAGAATGGCTCAAGGTTAGCACCACAaggattgatttatttatgtgcatgTCTGTGGTTAGCAGTCTTGTGGTCTCGATATTGTGCAAGAAAAAGAATGAGCAGAGAAACAGTCATGCGCTGTGTACATGTGAATAGACTAAACCTATAGAGTTTTCATGTGTCTATTTTTAACAAGTGCTTTTGTACAAAATAAAGTAGATGATGAAAGCATGTAAATATTCAGTTTTCCATGAGGCAAAAACAATACAAACCTTTACGTTTTTTCTGTTTGAGTTGCTCCAGCGTACGTAAATGCAGGACCCATGAATGCGGGTATCCGTGGCTCTCATACCCGATGGGCATAGGGTGGGTAAAAAGTCTTATCCGTGAGTACACGCGGGTCGGGTACCTGGAAATATGTGGGTCGGGTACAGGTACATGTCTTCACCCGTGGATACCTATCGGGTATACGCGGTTCTACAGAAATACACTATATCCTACATTTATGCAACTTGCAAAGTAGCCTAGCCCATAGAAAATCTTAAAGCAAATATTACTATGAATAATAGTCATATGAATTCCAGACTTTCAATAATATACATGTGCATGGTCAAAAAAGACACGTGGACAATAATATGCATGTGAGATGTGACACTGTTATTTGCTTTAATTAGTTGCTTAATTAGTTGACATACGTCGTTCCTTGTTGGTATGGTGGAAATATGTgctagatttgaatttttcctACTGTTGTGATCACTATGATGTCATATTTGTCTCTGCCTTTATGATCATTATGATGTCATATGTCTCTGCCTGATGGGTACCCGAGACCCGACGGGTACCTGATGGGTGCGAGTGTGGGTACAAAACTATATCTGCTGGTATGCTTGCGGGCGGGTAAAAGACAGGGCTGCGGGTATGCACGTGGATGGATACCTGGACCGCTTGCATGAAGGAGGTgattgtttaacttttttatgaaaaaacacaaacgacatatttgtaaacaaaaaataattgtgaataaaatattttatatatgtatttttaaggatctaaaagcaaatgctggaaaataaaaaaccttaaaatcaacttttaaaaatttaaattttgtgttataagtataagcataagtaaaaagacatggtataagcataagcaaaaagacaTGGTGTAAGTCACGAATACTTGTAACCtaccacctttttttttgattttgctATACTTACACCCTAATTTGgaatttcaatcttaaatttggaggtgattttggattttttattacagtttattttttagccttggcttttaatcgttaagaacatgtatataaaagttttattaataaattatttttcgtttgcaaatatgtcgtctAGCTTTTTCAAACCATCATCGCAAACTTCCTTCATCCTAGAAGAAAcctttagaaataaatatagagaCCAAATTGCAATTCTAGATTCATTTCTATAAGTTGATTCCTTTCGAAAATTGTCACACCCTAAGTTTCTATCCCAAGCCAAAAACAATAaagaaattattaattaataaat
It encodes the following:
- the LOC102705945 gene encoding uncharacterized protein LOC102705945 → MFRANQVFAYLCLLICLVPFLRRAGRSKFGSLLSLGHDHTKLDKLYMRGPEGRGEVEVAVSGIADQSHERSKKDPGDSFRVLVRRAASAASKLAKHAYEAGSTNKRSDDELLPLKYCLISVSLPWDYIAHDLLHKDP